The following are encoded in a window of Streptomyces griseiscabiei genomic DNA:
- a CDS encoding MFS transporter, which translates to MTTMAAQPVPHTVDPRTARKVTLAGCVGIFAELYDNGIFGFMAGTLAVVFFPGSENAIQLVFLGYAVSFFFRPLGGIICGHLGDRIGRQRMLVFVIMLISVATACIGLLPTYAGIGIAAPALLILLRVAQGFSVGGEASGAMSFLAEHAPEGKRGLYTSYAQIASFLSLLTGTLIAAAMTSGLGAERMESWGWRIPFLLAVPLGVTGIYIRKRISDTPNFTRLQETGGLSKNPLKEAFTSAEHRRAMLLALFIPLMNGSGYYVLFGYMPTFMSNELDFGKVQGLLVTASSLVAICIAIPYMGRLSDRVGRKKVIAGAAIAMAVVGIPCYLLIGTGNVALAVLGACVMAVVFAGHTGVIHILLVELFPTRVRYSAYGLGYNVSAALFGGTAPLLMTYLIDRTGNVHMPAFYAVVTALGTLLAVSRVQDRAHLPLRDA; encoded by the coding sequence ATGACCACCATGGCCGCTCAGCCGGTACCCCACACCGTCGACCCCAGAACAGCACGCAAGGTCACCCTCGCCGGATGCGTCGGCATCTTCGCCGAGCTCTACGACAACGGCATCTTCGGCTTCATGGCCGGCACCCTCGCCGTCGTCTTCTTCCCGGGCTCCGAGAACGCCATCCAGCTCGTCTTCCTCGGCTACGCCGTCTCCTTCTTCTTTCGCCCCCTCGGCGGCATCATCTGCGGCCACCTCGGCGACCGCATCGGACGCCAGCGCATGCTGGTCTTCGTCATCATGCTGATCAGCGTCGCCACCGCCTGCATCGGCCTGCTGCCCACCTACGCCGGCATCGGCATAGCGGCCCCCGCCCTGCTGATCCTGCTGCGCGTCGCCCAGGGCTTCTCCGTCGGCGGCGAGGCGTCCGGCGCGATGAGCTTCCTCGCCGAACACGCCCCCGAGGGCAAGCGCGGCCTCTACACCAGCTACGCGCAGATCGCCTCGTTCCTCTCCCTGCTCACCGGCACCCTGATCGCCGCCGCCATGACCAGCGGACTCGGCGCCGAACGCATGGAGTCCTGGGGCTGGCGCATCCCGTTCCTGCTCGCCGTACCGCTCGGCGTCACCGGCATCTACATCCGCAAGCGCATCAGCGACACCCCCAACTTCACCCGCCTCCAGGAAACGGGCGGCCTGTCCAAGAACCCCCTCAAGGAGGCCTTCACCTCCGCCGAGCACCGCCGCGCCATGCTGCTCGCCCTGTTCATCCCCCTGATGAACGGCTCCGGCTACTACGTCCTGTTCGGCTACATGCCCACCTTCATGAGCAACGAGCTGGACTTCGGCAAGGTCCAGGGACTCCTCGTCACCGCCTCCAGCCTGGTCGCGATCTGTATCGCCATCCCCTACATGGGCCGGCTCTCCGACCGCGTCGGCCGCAAGAAGGTCATCGCAGGCGCCGCGATCGCCATGGCCGTCGTCGGCATCCCCTGCTATCTGCTGATCGGCACCGGGAACGTCGCCCTCGCCGTCCTCGGCGCCTGCGTCATGGCCGTGGTCTTCGCCGGGCACACCGGCGTCATCCACATCCTGCTCGTCGAGCTGTTCCCCACCCGGGTCCGCTACTCCGCCTACGGCCTCGGCTACAACGTCTCCGCCGCCCTCTTCGGCGGCACCGCCCCGCTGCTGATGACGTACCTCATCGACCGCACCGGCAATGTGCACATGCCCGCCTTCTACGCCGTCGTCACCGCCCTCGGCACCCTCCTCGCCGTCTCCCGGGTCCAGGACCGCGCCCATCTGCCCCTGCGCGACGCCTGA
- a CDS encoding 5-oxoprolinase subunit B family protein yields the protein MAADAVQAADTGADAEPGRAPGGPVCTVMDCGDSALVVKAAGPDAEENWRLVHALADALDAVRLPGVHDMVATYDALLVEFDSATTDHETVRRVLRHEADRIGAGAGQRSSAPPRRFVVPVVYGGEFGPDLPEVAAQLGLTEDEVVAVHSGSDLTVRCLGAPAGAPMMDGPPFPGPVPRLASPRTRVDPGAVAVAGRQAVICPMPSPGGWPLLGRTPLRVLDPHSDPLTAYRPGDTFRFVPITPDEWDTYAGTPLAAYDAGTGTGGGPAHDDASRTTPAGRRG from the coding sequence ATGGCCGCCGACGCCGTGCAGGCGGCTGACACGGGCGCCGACGCCGAGCCGGGCCGCGCCCCCGGTGGCCCGGTGTGCACCGTCATGGACTGCGGCGACTCCGCGCTCGTCGTCAAGGCCGCCGGCCCGGACGCCGAGGAGAACTGGCGGCTCGTCCACGCGCTGGCCGACGCCCTCGACGCCGTCCGTCTGCCCGGTGTGCACGACATGGTCGCCACCTACGACGCCCTGCTGGTCGAGTTCGACTCCGCCACCACCGACCACGAGACCGTCCGCCGGGTCCTGCGCCACGAGGCCGACCGTATCGGGGCCGGGGCCGGGCAGCGGTCGTCGGCACCTCCCCGGCGCTTCGTCGTCCCCGTCGTCTACGGCGGGGAGTTCGGCCCCGACCTGCCCGAGGTCGCCGCCCAGCTCGGTCTGACCGAGGACGAGGTCGTCGCCGTCCACTCCGGATCGGATCTCACCGTCCGCTGTCTGGGCGCCCCCGCCGGGGCACCGATGATGGACGGGCCGCCCTTCCCGGGGCCGGTGCCCCGGCTGGCGTCACCCCGGACCCGCGTCGACCCCGGCGCGGTCGCCGTCGCCGGACGGCAGGCGGTCATCTGCCCGATGCCGTCGCCCGGCGGCTGGCCCCTCCTCGGCCGCACCCCCCTGCGCGTCCTCGACCCGCACAGCGACCCGCTCACCGCCTACCGCCCCGGCGACACCTTCCGGTTCGTCCCCATCACCCCCGACGAGTGGGACACGTACGCGGGCACACCTCTGGCCGCGTACGACGCCGGCACCGGCACCGGGGGCGGACCCGCCCACGACGACGCCTCCCGTACGACCCCGGCGGGCCGCCGTGGCTGA
- a CDS encoding 5-oxoprolinase subunit C family protein, with protein sequence MADTLTVRTAGITTVQDLGRVGRSRYGLPANGAADQHSARVANVLCGNDERAPLLEITALDFACVPSGDILVAVTGAPADLTVDGQPRPRWEPVSVRAGETVRITGIRQGLRVYLAVLGSFEADRLQGSCAPDTVLGFGPPLRAGDELRLRTSCPPLDHPYSRIPLFRLHAPVPAFPTTWNIDVTDGPDRAEFGDTGTLLFDAPFTVGAQSNHIGLRLRGTALPRRVTHGEVLSRGVPIGAVEVPAGDELLVLHRGRGVTAGYPVLAVVTATGLSALGQVRPGQTLRFRRRTLDQAVTAHRARRAAVDALKTRVRTAFDALRIPR encoded by the coding sequence GTGGCTGACACCCTCACCGTCCGCACCGCCGGTATCACCACCGTCCAGGACCTCGGCCGTGTGGGCCGCTCCCGGTACGGGCTGCCCGCCAACGGAGCCGCCGACCAGCACTCGGCCCGCGTCGCCAACGTCCTGTGCGGCAACGACGAACGCGCCCCGCTCCTGGAGATCACCGCCCTCGACTTCGCCTGCGTCCCCTCCGGCGACATCCTCGTCGCCGTCACCGGAGCCCCCGCCGACCTCACCGTCGACGGACAGCCCCGCCCCCGGTGGGAGCCGGTCTCCGTACGGGCAGGCGAGACCGTCCGGATCACCGGAATCCGGCAGGGACTCCGCGTCTACCTGGCCGTCCTCGGCTCGTTCGAGGCCGACCGCCTCCAGGGCAGCTGCGCCCCCGACACCGTCCTCGGCTTCGGGCCCCCGCTGCGCGCCGGCGACGAACTGCGGCTGCGCACCTCCTGCCCGCCCCTCGACCACCCCTACTCCCGCATCCCGCTGTTCCGGCTCCACGCACCCGTCCCCGCGTTCCCCACCACCTGGAACATCGACGTCACCGACGGCCCCGACCGGGCCGAGTTCGGTGACACGGGGACCCTGCTGTTCGACGCGCCCTTCACCGTCGGCGCGCAGAGCAACCACATCGGCCTACGCCTACGAGGCACCGCTCTGCCCCGCCGCGTCACCCACGGCGAGGTCCTCTCCCGAGGCGTCCCCATCGGCGCCGTCGAGGTGCCCGCGGGAGACGAACTCCTCGTCCTGCACCGGGGCCGAGGCGTCACGGCCGGCTACCCCGTCCTCGCCGTCGTCACCGCCACCGGTCTGTCCGCCCTGGGGCAGGTGCGCCCCGGACAGACCCTCCGCTTCCGCCGCCGCACCCTCGACCAGGCGGTCACCGCACACCGCGCCCGGCGAGCCGCCGTGGACGCGCTGAAGACCCGCGTCCGCACGGCGTTCGACGCCCTCCGCATCCCCCGCTGA